In one window of Aceticella autotrophica DNA:
- a CDS encoding quinate 5-dehydrogenase, with the protein MKRIVSVSIGSSTRNNKVEVEILGEKFIIERIGTDGDVNAAKKLIKELDGKVDAFGMGGIDLYLFAGNKRYVIKDAIPLKNAAKVTPIVDGSGLKNTLERKVVKYIQDKGIIDLRNKKVLIVSAMDRFGMTQAFSEYGADLTMGDLIFALGIPFPIHSLKFLYSLAAIAAPIIVRLPFKMLYPTGDKQLTINSSKYAKYYNNADIIAGDYLFIKKYMPENMQGKIILTNTVTKEDVKMMKERGVKLLITTTPNLNGRSFGTNVMEAVLISLAGKKQDEMKPEDYNLLLDKIGFEPRVEYLNEVTIS; encoded by the coding sequence TTGAAAAGGATTGTTAGTGTTAGTATCGGTTCATCTACCAGAAATAATAAAGTTGAGGTTGAGATACTTGGAGAAAAATTTATTATAGAACGCATTGGTACAGATGGAGATGTAAATGCGGCAAAAAAGCTTATAAAAGAATTAGACGGAAAAGTTGATGCATTTGGTATGGGGGGCATAGACCTTTATTTATTTGCAGGTAATAAGAGGTATGTCATAAAAGATGCTATTCCCCTTAAAAATGCTGCAAAAGTAACACCTATTGTTGATGGCTCGGGGCTTAAAAATACCCTTGAGAGAAAGGTTGTAAAATACATACAGGACAAAGGAATTATAGATTTGAGAAATAAAAAAGTTTTAATAGTTAGTGCGATGGACAGGTTTGGGATGACGCAGGCATTTAGTGAATATGGCGCAGACCTTACGATGGGGGATTTGATATTTGCACTGGGTATACCATTTCCAATCCATTCCCTTAAATTTTTATATAGTCTTGCAGCCATTGCGGCGCCAATTATAGTTAGATTACCTTTTAAGATGCTTTATCCAACGGGTGATAAACAATTGACAATAAACAGCAGCAAGTATGCAAAATATTATAATAATGCAGATATAATTGCAGGCGATTATCTTTTTATAAAAAAATACATGCCTGAAAACATGCAAGGCAAGATAATTCTGACAAATACCGTGACAAAAGAAGATGTTAAAATGATGAAGGAACGGGGTGTTAAACTTTTAATCACAACGACTCCTAATTTAAATGGCAGGTCTTTTGGAACAAATGTTATGGAGGCTGTTCTTATTTCACTTGCAGGGAAAAAACAAGATGAGATGAAACCAGAGGATTATAATTTACTTCTTGATAAAATTGGTTTTGAGCCGAGGGTTGAATACTTAAATGAAGTTACAATATCTTAA
- a CDS encoding transcriptional regulator yields MKFVKIGDKTINMEKLHNTIDKMIEMRKNGFSQQNTAEKFKVDRSFISRLENIGEVRKGGNIAVVGFPIKNKDEIEKSIKEWGVDFILLLSQKERLGIAEKMSGVELFNTVVDLIAKIQSYDTVIFIGSDKRTQLIEAIFDRDIICINIGHSPLTEDVYVKPEIITEVLNKLRR; encoded by the coding sequence ATGAAATTCGTAAAAATTGGTGATAAAACTATTAATATGGAGAAATTGCATAATACGATAGATAAAATGATAGAAATGAGAAAAAACGGCTTTTCCCAGCAAAATACCGCAGAAAAGTTTAAAGTTGACAGAAGTTTTATATCAAGGCTTGAAAATATAGGCGAGGTAAGAAAAGGAGGGAATATAGCTGTTGTTGGTTTTCCGATAAAAAACAAGGATGAAATCGAAAAATCGATAAAAGAATGGGGGGTTGATTTTATTCTTTTGCTGTCTCAAAAAGAAAGGCTGGGTATTGCGGAAAAAATGTCCGGTGTAGAATTATTCAATACGGTTGTGGACCTTATAGCAAAAATACAGTCATATGATACTGTGATATTTATTGGTTCTGACAAGAGGACACAGTTGATTGAAGCTATATTCGACAGGGATATTATTTGCATAAATATAGGTCATTCACCCCTAACAGAAGATGTCTATGTAAAGCCGGAGATAATAACAGAGGTTCTAAATAAATTAAGGAGGTAA
- a CDS encoding Ger(x)C family spore germination protein: MKRLLILLIIILMLVTGCWDKREINELGFVQGIGIDKTNNGMVKLTIQVLKPSVLAGAGGIGGGGGGAAGKPYEVYDSKGVDFAKAYANFNTELSRKLFLQQNEIIFLSEKYAKSGIYGALDFITRNPELRRTSYLIVVSGGSLDDLMKIPKGLEKYPYKEVVGMIQNQTNTSCAYVSDINDFIEALEAEKKQPMVCRLEIIKENGKPSQVRCVGAAVFKKDKMIGILNEDEIKGIMLVLNKIKRSTFVLDKGPEGEKTHISFLVTKTDAKITPIINEENVSFNVEIYVESNLVEQEVKYNLSDPKMILKLQKLQEEKLKEKVQRGLNTVQKKYKVDVVGFGDRIHKKDPADWEKLKDRWEDIYPEVKINISVKAKIKRVGLTSEPIKMK; this comes from the coding sequence ATGAAAAGGTTATTAATATTATTAATAATAATATTAATGTTAGTAACCGGATGTTGGGATAAAAGAGAGATAAATGAACTGGGATTTGTTCAGGGGATTGGTATAGATAAGACAAATAATGGGATGGTTAAGCTAACTATACAGGTTTTAAAGCCCAGTGTCCTTGCGGGAGCAGGAGGAATCGGAGGAGGAGGCGGAGGTGCTGCCGGTAAGCCATATGAGGTTTATGATTCTAAAGGTGTTGATTTTGCAAAGGCATATGCAAATTTCAATACCGAACTGTCGAGAAAATTATTTTTACAGCAGAATGAGATAATTTTTTTAAGCGAAAAATATGCAAAAAGCGGCATATATGGTGCGCTGGATTTTATTACAAGAAATCCTGAGCTTAGAAGGACATCATATTTGATTGTTGTTTCCGGTGGCAGCCTTGACGACCTTATGAAAATACCAAAAGGACTTGAAAAATATCCATATAAGGAAGTTGTTGGTATGATACAAAACCAGACAAACACCTCATGTGCATATGTGTCTGATATAAACGATTTTATTGAAGCACTTGAAGCAGAAAAAAAGCAGCCTATGGTTTGCAGACTTGAAATAATTAAAGAGAATGGTAAACCCAGTCAGGTGAGATGTGTAGGTGCTGCGGTATTTAAAAAGGATAAAATGATAGGAATCCTCAATGAAGATGAAATAAAAGGTATTATGCTGGTGTTAAATAAGATAAAGCGTTCAACCTTTGTTCTTGATAAAGGACCTGAAGGAGAAAAAACCCATATATCATTTTTGGTTACAAAGACTGATGCAAAAATTACTCCAATTATAAATGAAGAAAATGTATCATTTAATGTAGAGATATATGTTGAATCAAATTTAGTAGAACAGGAGGTAAAATACAATCTCTCAGATCCTAAAATGATTCTTAAACTTCAGAAGCTTCAAGAGGAAAAGCTTAAGGAAAAAGTTCAAAGAGGGCTTAATACAGTTCAGAAGAAATATAAGGTTGATGTTGTAGGTTTTGGTGATAGGATACACAAAAAGGATCCCGCAGATTGGGAAAAATTAAAGGATAGATGGGAGGATATTTATCCTGAGGTTAAGATAAATATCAGCGTAAAGGCAAAAATTAAGCGGGTTGGATTAACATCAGAACCAATAAAAATGAAGTAA
- a CDS encoding spore germination protein, whose amino-acid sequence MAEPKDLQEHYKEMPLYDEIDKNINILKMLLKENSDINFRELTIGSKKTRGFLLNLDGMVDKDVVNKDILEPIMAETRKIEGKIFTKKQVYETIRDHFIMAADVSEKSKIGEIVDGILEGNTALIIDGVDKGIIISTKGWPERSISEPTSESTIRGPKEGFVETLRVNTSMLRRRIKNPNFIIESMKIGKYTKTDVVIAYIKDIAEDKVIKEVRKRLNKIDIDAVMDTGYLEEFIEDNPFSPFPQIEHTLRPDKVAAEILEGRVAVMSDGSPYALLVPTVFIQFLQASEDYYERYPISSFLRVLRMISMFIALLLPSIYIAVTTYHQEMLPAPLIISCASQRENVPFPGLLEVMFLEFFFEMLREASVRLPMQMGQAVSIVGALVIGQAAVQAGLVSASMVIVVAMAGIASFSIPAFNLAITFRILRFIMLFAAGTLGFFGIIMVLMVILVHMVSLESFGVPYMSPIAPGRSEELKDVFVRAPWWWKALRPFSIADKNVVKQRRKR is encoded by the coding sequence ATGGCAGAACCGAAGGATTTGCAGGAACATTATAAAGAAATGCCTTTGTACGATGAAATCGATAAAAATATTAATATATTAAAGATGCTGCTAAAAGAAAACAGCGATATAAATTTCAGGGAATTAACCATAGGAAGTAAAAAAACAAGAGGGTTTTTACTAAATTTAGATGGGATGGTAGATAAAGATGTCGTAAATAAAGATATCTTAGAGCCGATTATGGCAGAGACAAGAAAAATTGAGGGAAAGATTTTCACTAAAAAGCAGGTATATGAGACAATAAGGGACCACTTTATTATGGCAGCTGATGTATCTGAGAAAAGCAAAATAGGAGAAATTGTCGATGGCATCTTAGAGGGTAATACCGCACTTATTATCGATGGGGTGGATAAGGGAATAATTATAAGCACAAAAGGTTGGCCCGAAAGAAGCATAAGCGAGCCGACATCAGAATCTACGATAAGAGGTCCGAAGGAGGGTTTTGTTGAAACCCTCCGGGTAAATACCTCTATGCTAAGAAGAAGGATTAAAAATCCTAATTTTATAATTGAAAGCATGAAAATCGGCAAGTATACGAAAACGGATGTAGTGATTGCATACATAAAGGATATCGCTGAAGATAAGGTTATTAAAGAGGTCAGAAAGAGGCTGAATAAAATCGATATTGATGCTGTAATGGACACCGGATATCTTGAGGAATTTATTGAAGACAATCCTTTTTCCCCATTTCCACAGATTGAACATACATTAAGACCGGATAAGGTTGCGGCGGAAATACTTGAAGGAAGAGTTGCTGTAATGTCAGATGGCTCACCGTATGCATTGCTGGTACCGACAGTTTTCATTCAGTTTTTACAGGCATCTGAAGATTATTACGAAAGATATCCGATATCCTCTTTTTTAAGGGTTTTAAGGATGATATCCATGTTTATCGCATTGCTCTTGCCGTCAATTTATATTGCTGTTACAACATATCATCAGGAAATGTTGCCGGCTCCCCTTATAATCTCCTGTGCTTCACAAAGGGAGAATGTACCGTTTCCTGGGCTTTTAGAGGTAATGTTTCTGGAATTTTTCTTTGAAATGCTTAGGGAAGCAAGTGTAAGACTTCCAATGCAGATGGGTCAGGCTGTAAGTATAGTTGGTGCACTTGTTATTGGGCAGGCAGCTGTGCAGGCAGGGCTTGTTTCTGCTTCTATGGTTATTGTCGTTGCAATGGCAGGTATTGCCTCTTTTTCCATACCTGCATTTAATTTAGCAATTACCTTCAGGATATTAAGATTTATAATGCTTTTTGCGGCAGGTACCCTTGGCTTTTTTGGTATTATTATGGTACTTATGGTTATACTTGTGCATATGGTATCCCTTGAATCCTTTGGAGTACCGTATATGTCACCTATAGCGCCAGGCAGATCAGAGGAATTGAAGGACGTATTTGTAAGGGCGCCATGGTGGTGGAAGGCGTTACGCCCGTTTTCCATTGCAGATAAGAATGTAGTGAAACAGAGAAGGAAAAGATGA
- a CDS encoding type III pantothenate kinase: MLLVYDVGNTNIVLGVYDGKRLLNSFRIATDKTKTSDEYGILINQLFEYNHINLKDIDAAIISSVVPPIMHTLESMMIKYCNVNPLIVGPGVKTGINIKYDNPKEVGADRIVNAVAAYELYGGPVIIIDFGTATTFCMVSKNCEYLGGAIAPGFIISADALFQRTAKLPKIELIKPKNVICKNTVSSMQAGIIYGHVGMVDYIVTKMKEEYSKKAFVVATGGLAGLISQESKEINVVNNMLTLEGLRIIYERNIEKD; the protein is encoded by the coding sequence ATGTTACTTGTTTATGATGTTGGAAATACAAATATAGTTCTTGGGGTATATGATGGTAAGAGGCTTCTGAATTCATTTAGAATAGCAACAGATAAAACAAAGACCTCTGATGAATATGGCATCCTTATAAATCAGCTCTTTGAGTATAATCATATAAATTTAAAGGATATAGATGCTGCGATTATATCCTCTGTTGTTCCGCCAATAATGCATACACTTGAATCAATGATGATAAAATACTGCAATGTAAATCCGTTGATAGTAGGACCAGGAGTAAAGACAGGCATAAATATAAAATATGATAATCCGAAAGAGGTAGGAGCAGACAGGATAGTAAATGCGGTTGCTGCGTATGAATTATACGGAGGTCCCGTTATAATAATCGATTTTGGAACAGCTACAACCTTTTGCATGGTGTCAAAAAATTGTGAATATCTTGGAGGTGCTATTGCACCGGGTTTTATTATTTCAGCAGATGCTTTGTTTCAAAGAACTGCAAAACTTCCAAAGATAGAATTAATCAAGCCTAAGAATGTAATCTGCAAAAATACGGTATCAAGTATGCAGGCAGGTATAATTTATGGACATGTAGGTATGGTAGATTATATTGTTACGAAAATGAAAGAAGAATATTCAAAAAAAGCCTTTGTTGTTGCAACAGGGGGGCTGGCAGGATTGATTTCTCAGGAGTCCAAGGAAATAAATGTGGTAAATAATATGCTTACATTGGAAGGGCTTAGGATTATATATGAAAGAAATATAGAAAAGGATTAA
- a CDS encoding ECF transporter S component, translated as MTVAGMLSAISIVLSVTPLGYIPLGIANATTMHIPTIIGAILEGPYVGVFIGLIFGISSFIRQNTPLFADPVIAIIPRVMIGIVSYYAYKYTKNSGIAAAAGTLTNTIGVLGLAVLHGYLSLAVAIGVAVKNGIFEIIVAVILTTIVVRSVKKMNIL; from the coding sequence ATGACAGTAGCAGGTATGCTTTCTGCAATATCTATTGTGCTTTCAGTTACACCACTTGGTTATATACCACTTGGCATTGCAAATGCAACAACAATGCATATACCTACAATAATTGGAGCAATCCTTGAAGGTCCATATGTGGGTGTATTTATTGGTTTGATTTTTGGTATATCAAGTTTTATAAGGCAAAATACACCGCTTTTTGCCGATCCAGTGATTGCGATTATTCCAAGGGTAATGATTGGTATAGTATCCTATTATGCATATAAATACACCAAAAATAGCGGTATTGCGGCAGCAGCAGGTACTCTTACAAATACAATAGGGGTTTTAGGGCTTGCAGTATTACATGGATATTTATCCTTGGCTGTAGCAATAGGGGTGGCAGTTAAAAATGGTATTTTCGAAATAATAGTGGCAGTAATCCTTACAACTATTGTTGTAAGGTCCGTAAAAAAGATGAACATATTATAA
- a CDS encoding biotin/lipoyl-containing protein, with product MKKFNITVNGKLYKVEVEEIREDVTSDVSEPKSKPSPSSKPVDLPIGVKTIPAPMPGTILDIKVKEGQPVKKGDVLLILEAMKMENEIAASFDGIIASINVSKGTSVNTGDALVTIK from the coding sequence ATGAAGAAGTTTAATATAACTGTTAATGGTAAATTATACAAAGTTGAGGTTGAGGAAATAAGAGAAGATGTAACATCTGATGTATCGGAACCTAAAAGTAAGCCTTCACCATCATCAAAACCGGTGGATCTTCCGATAGGTGTGAAGACAATACCTGCTCCAATGCCGGGTACAATTCTTGATATAAAAGTCAAGGAGGGGCAACCTGTTAAAAAAGGGGATGTATTATTAATACTTGAAGCGATGAAAATGGAAAATGAAATAGCAGCATCCTTTGATGGAATAATTGCTTCAATCAATGTATCAAAAGGCACATCTGTAAATACAGGGGATGCCTTAGTCACAATAAAATAA